In one window of Branchiostoma lanceolatum isolate klBraLanc5 chromosome 15, klBraLanc5.hap2, whole genome shotgun sequence DNA:
- the LOC136420553 gene encoding disco-interacting protein 2 homolog C-like isoform X10: MSQAAVNTSSLPLEIRAKLAELELELSEGDITQKGFEKKRARLLAPYAQQQQQQQQRQEQLRQELQRQQHQNQQRQQQQRQSGQQGRHAGSGSSGSGHGNERQSQAQRRRDRRRGRHDHRDERYRSDIHAEAVQQALAQHSKRNRVPVMPMPSKRQSLVLNNPVMDTPTELARLRHFHSQKAMRCVAQSRLSLHTPVQSDESDTSSDDESIHSGRLSTSSPEHASRQPSGLTKNSAGGSRSSVSSQSTTTSGAQGAPGGIYSIADVLQDSSGIFSIADVLQGYQEVPSSSQNKTQQLPPDVTSPSVASQTFRMDRTIDRRHRPQPKPQQPEDENVPVHGKVSAKIQQLLNTLKRPKRKPLREFFVDEEEELEAKEVDPNAPKAEGPVISPAVGESLAIPSGLPRNLEAAVQRYGSASYKATVITALDATGKHSITLTYGKLLSRMQKIAFSLLNKVGQKEPAIRPGDRVALVYPNSDPISFMCAFYGCLYAGVVPVPIEVPLTRKDAGSQQIGFLLGSCGVSIALTSEACLKGLPKGPSGEVAQFKGWPRLTWFVTEHLSKPAKDWMPPPRLSDEQTAYIEYTTAKDGSVMGVTVNRGAMLCHCRTLTAACNYTEGEIIVNVLDFKRDVGLWHSILTSVFNGMHVVFVPYSLMKVNPTSWLHMVTRFKATCATVKSRDMHWALVAQKDQKDINLSSLRMLLVADGANPWSLSSCDAFLNVFQNKGLKPEAICPTASSAEALTVAVRRPGRTGGQGTGRGVLSMSGLSYGVVRVDTEDKLTSLILQDVGTVMPGAVAVIVKVDNAPGLCKTDEVGEICVASGAIGVGYFGLQGLSNNTFKIQPLASDGKPMAEQTFVRTGLLGFLGPGGMIFVVGKVDGLMNISGRRHNTDDIIATVLAVEPMKFIYRGRIAVFSIKVLKDERIVIIAEQRPDSSEEDSFQWMSRVLQAIDSIHQVGVYCLLLVPANSLPKTPLGGIHLWETKQRFMEGSLHPCNVLMCPHTCVTNLPKPRQKHPEVGPSSVMVGNLVQGRRIAGAQGRDIGTLDGDDEQYRKHQFLSEILQWRAATTPEEVLYSQLNSKGGGAGAVSCMQLHKRAERIGCLLLEKGKINTGDHVALIFTPGIDLIAAVYGCFYVGAVPVPVRPPHHQNIATTLPTVKMIVDVSKSVAVLTMGTMLKLLKSKEAASAIDVKSWPVLLDCDDTPRKKLSSIYRAPTPEMLAYLDFSVSTTGMLAGIKMSHSAASNLSRSLKLQAELYPSRTIALCLDPFCGLGFVLWCLVGVYAGHHTILIPPADVEANPSLWLMAVSQNKVRDVFCSYGVIEISTKGLGGSTASLRAKGVNLSGVRTCVVVAEERPRINLCNSFSKLFKDVGLSPRAVSTTFGCRVNVAVCCQGTSGPDPTSVFVDMRALRNDRVTLVEKGSPHSLCLMESGKILPGVKVVIANPETKGQCGDSHLGEIWVSSPHSASGYFTIYGDESLQNDHFSASLTTGDTTAVYSRTGYLGFLRQTDLTNHAGEYHDALYIVGSLDETLMLRGMRYHPIDIENSVLRCHKNICECAVFTWTNLLVVVVELEGPENEALDLIPLVTNVVLEEHYLIVGVVVVVDPGVIPINSRGEKQRMHLRDGFLADQLDPIYVAYNM, encoded by the exons ACATCCATGCGGAGGCTGTTCAGCAGGCCTTGGCGCAGCACAGTAAGCGGAACCGTGTGCCGGTGATGCCCATGCCGTCCAAGCGCCAGTCTCTGGTCCTCAACAACCCAGTCATGGACACACCTACGG AGTTAGCCCGGCTAAGACACTTCCATTCCCAGAAGGCCATGCGCTGTGTCGCACAGAGCAGACTCTCGCTACACACTCCCGTACAGTCGGACGAGTCCG ACACGTCTTCTGACGATGAGAGTATCCACTCCGGTCGCCTGTCCACGTCGTCACCGGAGCATGCTTCCAGACAGCCTAGCGGGCTCACAAAAAACAGCGCCGGCGGAAGTCGGTCTTCAGTTTCGTCCCAGTCTACAACGACGAGCGGCGCTCAAGGCGCGCCTGGCGGAATCTACAGCATTGCAGATGTTCTACAGGACTCCT CTGGAATCTTCAGTATTGCAGATGTCCTTCAGGGGTACCAGGAAG tgCCCAGTTCCAGTCAGAACAAGACCCAGCAGCTGCCGCCCGATGTGACGTCCCCCTCCGTGGCGAGTCAGACCTTCCGGATGGACCGTACCATTGACAGGAGGCACAGGCCGCAGCCCAAACCACAGCAACCCGAGGACGAAAATG TTCCAGTCCATGGGAAGGTGTCTGCTAAGATCCAGCAGCTCCTGAACACCCTGAAGAGACCAAAGCGCAAGCCGCTCAGGGAGTTCTTCGTGGATGAAGAGGAAGAGTTAGAAG CAAAAGAAGTTGACCCCAACGCTCCGAAGGCAGAAGGGCCGGTCATCTCTCCTGCTGTGGGAGAATCACTAGCA ATTCCATCAGGACTTCCTCGTAACCTGGAGGCAGCGGTGCAGAGATACGGGTCAGCCAGCTACAAGGCCACGGTCATCACCGCACTGGACGCCACAGGGAAACACTCCATCACTTTAACTTATG GTAAACTGCTGAGTAGAATGCAGAAGATAGCATTCTCCCTACTGAACAAGGTCGGACAGAAGGAACCAGCTATCAGACCTGGGGATAGG GTGGCACTGGTGTACCCCAACAGTGACCCCATCTCCTTCATGTGTGCGTTCTACGGCTGCCTGTATGCGGGAGTGGTGCCTGTTCCAATAGAGGTTCCGTTGACAAGAAAA GATGCTGGCAGCCAACAGATAGGCTTCCTGTTGGGAAGCTGTGGGGTGTCCATTGCGCTCACTTCTGAGGCCTGTCTGAAAGGGCTGCCCAAAGGACCCTCTGGGGAAGTTGCACAGTTCAAGG GCTGGCCCAGACTGACTTGGTTCGTTACAGAACACCTGTCCAAACCAGCCAAGGACTGGATGCCTCCACCCAGACTGTCGGACGAACAGACAGCCTACATTGAG TACACAACGGCGAAGGACGGTAGTGTGATGGGCGTGACGGTTAACCGCGGTGCGATGTTGTGCCACTGTCGTACCCTGACCGCCGCCTGTAACTACACGGAAGGAGAAATCATCGTAAACGTGTTGGACTTCAAACGGGACGTCGGGCTCTGGCACAGCATTCTCACC AGCGTGTTCAACGGCATGCACGTGGTGTTTGTCCCATACTCACTCATGAAGGTCAACCCTACATCATGGCTCCACATGGTCACAAGGTTCAAAG CGACGTGTGCGACAGTGAAGTCCCGTGACATGCACTGGGCGCTGGTGGCACAGAAGGACCAGAAGGACATTAACCTGTCCTCCCTCAGGATGTTACTGGTCGCTGACGGGGCCAACCCAT ggtCCTTGTCGTCCTGCGATGCCTTCCTGAACGTGTTCCAGAACAAAGGTCTGAAACCGGAAGCCATCTGTCCCACAGCCAGCTCAGCTGAGGCTCTCACTGTGGCTGTCAGAAG ACCAGGGAGGACAGGTGGTCAGGGGACAGGCCGGGGCGTACTGTCCATGTCTGGCCTGAGCTACGGAGTCGTGAGAGTGGACACAGAGGACAAACTGACCTCACTCATTCTACAGGACGTGGGCACAGTCATGCCTGGAG CTGTTGCAGTTATAGTGAAGGTAGACAACGCGCCGGGTCTGTGTAAAACAGACGAGGTCGGAGAGATCTGTGTGGCTTCAGGAGCCATCGGGGTCGGATACTTTGGTCTGCAGGGGCTCAGTAACAACACATTCAAG ATCCAGCCCCTAGCCAGTGACGGGAAGCCCATGGCAGAGCAGACGTTCGTCAGAACTGGGCTGCTGGGATTCCTAGGCCCT GGAGGAATGATCTTCGTAGTGGGGAAAGTGGATGGTCTGATGAACATAAGTGGGAGGAGACACAACACTGATGACATCATCGCTACAGTCCTGGCAGTCGAGCCAATGAAATTCATCTACAGAGGGAGAATCGCAGTTTTCTCCATCAAAGTCTTGAAGGATGAGAGAATAGTCATCATCGCTGAACAGAGACCAGATTCATCAGAAGAGGAT AGTTTCCAGTGGATGAGTCGTGTACTGCAGGCTATAGACAGTATCCACCAGGTGGGCGTGTACTGCCTACTGCTGGTACCTGCCAACTCACTACCAAAG ACCCCGTTGGGTGGTATCCACCTGTGGGagaccaagcagaggtttatgGAGGGCAGCCTGCACCCCTGTAATGTACTGATGTGCCCGCATAC GTGTGTTACAAATCTTCCAAAGCCAAGACAGAAACATCCAG AAGTTGGTCCATCTTCCGTCATGGTCGGCAACTTGGTGCAGGGTCGGCGCATCGCCGGCGCGCAGGGCAGGGACATCGGAACTCTGGACGGAGACGACGAGCAGTATAGAAAG CATCAGTTCCTGTCAGAGATTCTCCAGTGGAGAGCGGCCACCACCCCAGAGGAGGTTCTCTACTCACAACTCAATTCAAAG GGAGGGGGTGCGGGTGCCGTGTCCTGTATGCAGCTGCACAAGCGTGCGGAGAGGATCGGCTGTCTGCTGTTAGAGAAGGGGAAGATCAACACAGGCGACCACGTGGCTCTCATCTTCACTCCTG GTATTGACCTTATTGCAGCTGTGTATGGCTGTTTTTATGTTG GTGCTGTTCCAGTTCCTGTGCGCCCTCCCCACCACCAGAACATCGCCACCACCCTCCCCACCGTTAAGATGATTGTGGATGTCAGCAAGTCTGTGGCAGTCCTCACCATGGGAACTATGCTAAAACTACTCAAGTCTAAA GAGGCAGCTAGTGCAATAGATGTGAAGTCGTGGCCGGTGTTGTTGGACTGTGATGACACgcccagaaaaaagctgtccaGTATCTACCGTGCACCCACACCCGAGATGTTAGCTTACCTGGACTTCAGTGTGTCCACTACGGGCATGCTGGCTGGTATCAAG ATGTCCCACTCTGCGGCCAGTAACCTGTCCCGCTCGCTGAAGCTGCAGGCTGAGCTGTACCCGTCCAGAACCATCGCCCTATGTCTGGACCCCTTCTGTGGGCTGGGCTTCGTACTATGGTGCTTAGTGGG GGTGTATGCAGGTCACCACACCATCCTGATTCCCCCTGCAGATGTGGAGGCCAACCCCTCACTCTGGCTCATGGCTGTCAGTCAAAACAAAG TGCGTGATGTGTTCTGCTCTTACGGAGTAATcgagatcagcaccaagggacTGGGAGGGTCAACTGCTTCCTTGAGG gCCAAGGGAGTGAACCTGTCTGGTGTGAGGACCTGTGTGGTTGTTGCGGAAGAGAGACCCAGAATAAACCTGTGTAACTCCTTCTCCAAGCTGTTCAAGGACGTTGGGCTGTCCCCCCGTGCTGTCAGCACCACGTTTGGCTGTAGGGTCAATGTTGCTGTCTGTTGCCAG GGTACATCCGGCCCTGACCCCACATCAGTGTTTGTGGACATGCGAGCCCTGCGGAACGACAGAGTCACCCTGGTGGAGAAGGGGAGTCCTCACAGTCTGTGTCTCATGGAGTCTGGAAAG ATCCTGCCAGGCGTGAAGGTGGTGATAGCCAACCCTGAGACAAAGGGGCAGTGTGGGGACTCCCATCTAGGAGAG ATCTGGGTGTCCAGTCCACACAGTGCCAGTGGCTACTTCACCATCTATGGAGACGAGTCCTTACAGAATGACCACTTCTCAGCCAGCCTGACCACAGGAGACACCACGGCGGTCTACTCCAGGACAGGCTACCTGGGCTTCCTCCGACAGACTGACCTCACAAATCACGCAGGAG AATACCATGATGCCCTGTACATAGTGGGTTCGCTTGACGAGACCCTGATGTTACGAGGGATGCGGTACCACCCCATCGACATCGAGAACAGCGTGCTCAGATGTCACAAGAACATCTGCGAATG tgCTGTGTTCACCTGGACCAACCTGCTGGTGGTAGTGGTGGAGCTGGAGGGTCCTGAGAATGAGGCCCTGGACCTGATCCCCCTGGTCACCAACGTGGTGCTGGAGGAACACTACCTGATCGTAGGGGTGGTCGTGGTGGTCGATCCAG GAGTGATCCCGATTAACTCCCGTGGGGAGAAGCAGCG
- the LOC136420553 gene encoding disco-interacting protein 2 homolog C-like isoform X4, producing the protein MSQAAVNTSSLPLEIRAKLAELELELSEGDITQKGFEKKRARLLAPYAQQQQQQQQRQEQLRQELQRQQHQNQQRQQQQRQSGQQGRHAGSGSSGSGHGNERQSQAQRRRDRRRGRHDHRDERYRSDIHAEAVQQALAQHSKRNRVPVMPMPSKRQSLVLNNPVMDTPTELARLRHFHSQKAMRCVAQSRLSLHTPVQSDESDTSSDDESIHSGRLSTSSPEHASRQPSGLTKNSAGGSRSSVSSQSTTTSGAQGAPGGIYSIADVLQDSLPSSSQNKTQQLPPDVTSPSVASQTFRMDRTIDRRHRPQPKPQQPEDENVPVHGKVSAKIQQLLNTLKRPKRKPLREFFVDEEEELEAIAKEVDPNAPKAEGPVISPAVGESLAIPSGLPRNLEAAVQRYGSASYKATVITALDATGKHSITLTYGKLLSRMQKIAFSLLNKVGQKEPAIRPGDRVALVYPNSDPISFMCAFYGCLYAGVVPVPIEVPLTRKDAGSQQIGFLLGSCGVSIALTSEACLKGLPKGPSGEVAQFKGWPRLTWFVTEHLSKPAKDWMPPPRLSDEQTAYIEYTTAKDGSVMGVTVNRGAMLCHCRTLTAACNYTEGEIIVNVLDFKRDVGLWHSILTSVFNGMHVVFVPYSLMKVNPTSWLHMVTRFKATCATVKSRDMHWALVAQKDQKDINLSSLRMLLVADGANPWSLSSCDAFLNVFQNKGLKPEAICPTASSAEALTVAVRRPGRTGGQGTGRGVLSMSGLSYGVVRVDTEDKLTSLILQDVGTVMPGAVAVIVKVDNAPGLCKTDEVGEICVASGAIGVGYFGLQGLSNNTFKIQPLASDGKPMAEQTFVRTGLLGFLGPGGMIFVVGKVDGLMNISGRRHNTDDIIATVLAVEPMKFIYRGRIAVFSIKVLKDERIVIIAEQRPDSSEEDSFQWMSRVLQAIDSIHQVGVYCLLLVPANSLPKTPLGGIHLWETKQRFMEGSLHPCNVLMCPHTCVTNLPKPRQKHPEVGPSSVMVGNLVQGRRIAGAQGRDIGTLDGDDEQYRKGFSSLRLSGKQHIPSDPIESTGKTHQFLSEILQWRAATTPEEVLYSQLNSKTTAYRVRSGSISRLLRTGSGGGGAGAVSCMQLHKRAERIGCLLLEKGKINTGDHVALIFTPGIDLIAAVYGCFYVGAVPVPVRPPHHQNIATTLPTVKMIVDVSKSVAVLTMGTMLKLLKSKEAASAIDVKSWPVLLDCDDTPRKKLSSIYRAPTPEMLAYLDFSVSTTGMLAGIKMSHSAASNLSRSLKLQAELYPSRTIALCLDPFCGLGFVLWCLVGVYAGHHTILIPPADVEANPSLWLMAVSQNKVRDVFCSYGVIEISTKGLGGSTASLRAKGVNLSGVRTCVVVAEERPRINLCNSFSKLFKDVGLSPRAVSTTFGCRVNVAVCCQGTSGPDPTSVFVDMRALRNDRVTLVEKGSPHSLCLMESGKILPGVKVVIANPETKGQCGDSHLGEIWVSSPHSASGYFTIYGDESLQNDHFSASLTTGDTTAVYSRTGYLGFLRQTDLTNHAGEYHDALYIVGSLDETLMLRGMRYHPIDIENSVLRCHKNICECAVFTWTNLLVVVVELEGPENEALDLIPLVTNVVLEEHYLIVGVVVVVDPGVIPINSRGEKQRMHLRDGFLADQLDPIYVAYNM; encoded by the exons ACATCCATGCGGAGGCTGTTCAGCAGGCCTTGGCGCAGCACAGTAAGCGGAACCGTGTGCCGGTGATGCCCATGCCGTCCAAGCGCCAGTCTCTGGTCCTCAACAACCCAGTCATGGACACACCTACGG AGTTAGCCCGGCTAAGACACTTCCATTCCCAGAAGGCCATGCGCTGTGTCGCACAGAGCAGACTCTCGCTACACACTCCCGTACAGTCGGACGAGTCCG ACACGTCTTCTGACGATGAGAGTATCCACTCCGGTCGCCTGTCCACGTCGTCACCGGAGCATGCTTCCAGACAGCCTAGCGGGCTCACAAAAAACAGCGCCGGCGGAAGTCGGTCTTCAGTTTCGTCCCAGTCTACAACGACGAGCGGCGCTCAAGGCGCGCCTGGCGGAATCTACAGCATTGCAGATGTTCTACAGGACTCCT tgCCCAGTTCCAGTCAGAACAAGACCCAGCAGCTGCCGCCCGATGTGACGTCCCCCTCCGTGGCGAGTCAGACCTTCCGGATGGACCGTACCATTGACAGGAGGCACAGGCCGCAGCCCAAACCACAGCAACCCGAGGACGAAAATG TTCCAGTCCATGGGAAGGTGTCTGCTAAGATCCAGCAGCTCCTGAACACCCTGAAGAGACCAAAGCGCAAGCCGCTCAGGGAGTTCTTCGTGGATGAAGAGGAAGAGTTAGAAG CAATAGCAAAAGAAGTTGACCCCAACGCTCCGAAGGCAGAAGGGCCGGTCATCTCTCCTGCTGTGGGAGAATCACTAGCA ATTCCATCAGGACTTCCTCGTAACCTGGAGGCAGCGGTGCAGAGATACGGGTCAGCCAGCTACAAGGCCACGGTCATCACCGCACTGGACGCCACAGGGAAACACTCCATCACTTTAACTTATG GTAAACTGCTGAGTAGAATGCAGAAGATAGCATTCTCCCTACTGAACAAGGTCGGACAGAAGGAACCAGCTATCAGACCTGGGGATAGG GTGGCACTGGTGTACCCCAACAGTGACCCCATCTCCTTCATGTGTGCGTTCTACGGCTGCCTGTATGCGGGAGTGGTGCCTGTTCCAATAGAGGTTCCGTTGACAAGAAAA GATGCTGGCAGCCAACAGATAGGCTTCCTGTTGGGAAGCTGTGGGGTGTCCATTGCGCTCACTTCTGAGGCCTGTCTGAAAGGGCTGCCCAAAGGACCCTCTGGGGAAGTTGCACAGTTCAAGG GCTGGCCCAGACTGACTTGGTTCGTTACAGAACACCTGTCCAAACCAGCCAAGGACTGGATGCCTCCACCCAGACTGTCGGACGAACAGACAGCCTACATTGAG TACACAACGGCGAAGGACGGTAGTGTGATGGGCGTGACGGTTAACCGCGGTGCGATGTTGTGCCACTGTCGTACCCTGACCGCCGCCTGTAACTACACGGAAGGAGAAATCATCGTAAACGTGTTGGACTTCAAACGGGACGTCGGGCTCTGGCACAGCATTCTCACC AGCGTGTTCAACGGCATGCACGTGGTGTTTGTCCCATACTCACTCATGAAGGTCAACCCTACATCATGGCTCCACATGGTCACAAGGTTCAAAG CGACGTGTGCGACAGTGAAGTCCCGTGACATGCACTGGGCGCTGGTGGCACAGAAGGACCAGAAGGACATTAACCTGTCCTCCCTCAGGATGTTACTGGTCGCTGACGGGGCCAACCCAT ggtCCTTGTCGTCCTGCGATGCCTTCCTGAACGTGTTCCAGAACAAAGGTCTGAAACCGGAAGCCATCTGTCCCACAGCCAGCTCAGCTGAGGCTCTCACTGTGGCTGTCAGAAG ACCAGGGAGGACAGGTGGTCAGGGGACAGGCCGGGGCGTACTGTCCATGTCTGGCCTGAGCTACGGAGTCGTGAGAGTGGACACAGAGGACAAACTGACCTCACTCATTCTACAGGACGTGGGCACAGTCATGCCTGGAG CTGTTGCAGTTATAGTGAAGGTAGACAACGCGCCGGGTCTGTGTAAAACAGACGAGGTCGGAGAGATCTGTGTGGCTTCAGGAGCCATCGGGGTCGGATACTTTGGTCTGCAGGGGCTCAGTAACAACACATTCAAG ATCCAGCCCCTAGCCAGTGACGGGAAGCCCATGGCAGAGCAGACGTTCGTCAGAACTGGGCTGCTGGGATTCCTAGGCCCT GGAGGAATGATCTTCGTAGTGGGGAAAGTGGATGGTCTGATGAACATAAGTGGGAGGAGACACAACACTGATGACATCATCGCTACAGTCCTGGCAGTCGAGCCAATGAAATTCATCTACAGAGGGAGAATCGCAGTTTTCTCCATCAAAGTCTTGAAGGATGAGAGAATAGTCATCATCGCTGAACAGAGACCAGATTCATCAGAAGAGGAT AGTTTCCAGTGGATGAGTCGTGTACTGCAGGCTATAGACAGTATCCACCAGGTGGGCGTGTACTGCCTACTGCTGGTACCTGCCAACTCACTACCAAAG ACCCCGTTGGGTGGTATCCACCTGTGGGagaccaagcagaggtttatgGAGGGCAGCCTGCACCCCTGTAATGTACTGATGTGCCCGCATAC GTGTGTTACAAATCTTCCAAAGCCAAGACAGAAACATCCAG AAGTTGGTCCATCTTCCGTCATGGTCGGCAACTTGGTGCAGGGTCGGCGCATCGCCGGCGCGCAGGGCAGGGACATCGGAACTCTGGACGGAGACGACGAGCAGTATAGAAAG GGTTTCTCCTCCTTGCGGTTGAGCGGCAAACAGCACATCCCGAGCGATCCCATCGAGTCGACAGGAAAAACA CATCAGTTCCTGTCAGAGATTCTCCAGTGGAGAGCGGCCACCACCCCAGAGGAGGTTCTCTACTCACAACTCAATTCAAAG ACCACAGCATACCGTGTGCGGAGTGGCAGCATTTCACGCCTCCTGAGGACTGGCTCTGGG GGAGGGGGTGCGGGTGCCGTGTCCTGTATGCAGCTGCACAAGCGTGCGGAGAGGATCGGCTGTCTGCTGTTAGAGAAGGGGAAGATCAACACAGGCGACCACGTGGCTCTCATCTTCACTCCTG GTATTGACCTTATTGCAGCTGTGTATGGCTGTTTTTATGTTG GTGCTGTTCCAGTTCCTGTGCGCCCTCCCCACCACCAGAACATCGCCACCACCCTCCCCACCGTTAAGATGATTGTGGATGTCAGCAAGTCTGTGGCAGTCCTCACCATGGGAACTATGCTAAAACTACTCAAGTCTAAA GAGGCAGCTAGTGCAATAGATGTGAAGTCGTGGCCGGTGTTGTTGGACTGTGATGACACgcccagaaaaaagctgtccaGTATCTACCGTGCACCCACACCCGAGATGTTAGCTTACCTGGACTTCAGTGTGTCCACTACGGGCATGCTGGCTGGTATCAAG ATGTCCCACTCTGCGGCCAGTAACCTGTCCCGCTCGCTGAAGCTGCAGGCTGAGCTGTACCCGTCCAGAACCATCGCCCTATGTCTGGACCCCTTCTGTGGGCTGGGCTTCGTACTATGGTGCTTAGTGGG GGTGTATGCAGGTCACCACACCATCCTGATTCCCCCTGCAGATGTGGAGGCCAACCCCTCACTCTGGCTCATGGCTGTCAGTCAAAACAAAG TGCGTGATGTGTTCTGCTCTTACGGAGTAATcgagatcagcaccaagggacTGGGAGGGTCAACTGCTTCCTTGAGG gCCAAGGGAGTGAACCTGTCTGGTGTGAGGACCTGTGTGGTTGTTGCGGAAGAGAGACCCAGAATAAACCTGTGTAACTCCTTCTCCAAGCTGTTCAAGGACGTTGGGCTGTCCCCCCGTGCTGTCAGCACCACGTTTGGCTGTAGGGTCAATGTTGCTGTCTGTTGCCAG GGTACATCCGGCCCTGACCCCACATCAGTGTTTGTGGACATGCGAGCCCTGCGGAACGACAGAGTCACCCTGGTGGAGAAGGGGAGTCCTCACAGTCTGTGTCTCATGGAGTCTGGAAAG ATCCTGCCAGGCGTGAAGGTGGTGATAGCCAACCCTGAGACAAAGGGGCAGTGTGGGGACTCCCATCTAGGAGAG ATCTGGGTGTCCAGTCCACACAGTGCCAGTGGCTACTTCACCATCTATGGAGACGAGTCCTTACAGAATGACCACTTCTCAGCCAGCCTGACCACAGGAGACACCACGGCGGTCTACTCCAGGACAGGCTACCTGGGCTTCCTCCGACAGACTGACCTCACAAATCACGCAGGAG AATACCATGATGCCCTGTACATAGTGGGTTCGCTTGACGAGACCCTGATGTTACGAGGGATGCGGTACCACCCCATCGACATCGAGAACAGCGTGCTCAGATGTCACAAGAACATCTGCGAATG tgCTGTGTTCACCTGGACCAACCTGCTGGTGGTAGTGGTGGAGCTGGAGGGTCCTGAGAATGAGGCCCTGGACCTGATCCCCCTGGTCACCAACGTGGTGCTGGAGGAACACTACCTGATCGTAGGGGTGGTCGTGGTGGTCGATCCAG GAGTGATCCCGATTAACTCCCGTGGGGAGAAGCAGCG